A section of the Leptotrichia sp. HSP-342 genome encodes:
- a CDS encoding N-glycosylase/DNA lyase, whose protein sequence is MDKEKHEEILKIYKEIKKGIGKAIEGYKKAWKGTEKEVFAEMAFCILTPQSKAKNAWQAITTLVENGLLYNGKPEEIVEFLNIVRFKNNKSRYLVELRELMTKDGKLQPKKILSEIGDTFEKRKWILKNIKGMGLKEANHVLRNLGFGENIAILDRHILRNLKALNVISEIPKTITEKKYYEIEEKMREYSNFSKIKIDELDLVLWYKEAGEIFK, encoded by the coding sequence ATTGATAAGGAAAAACACGAAGAAATTCTTAAAATTTATAAAGAAATAAAAAAAGGTATCGGAAAAGCTATAGAAGGCTATAAAAAGGCTTGGAAAGGTACAGAAAAAGAAGTATTTGCGGAAATGGCATTTTGTATTCTGACACCTCAGTCAAAAGCAAAAAATGCTTGGCAAGCCATTACAACTTTGGTGGAAAATGGACTGCTTTACAACGGAAAGCCTGAAGAAATAGTAGAATTTCTAAATATTGTCAGATTTAAGAATAATAAATCACGATACTTGGTGGAATTACGGGAATTAATGACAAAAGATGGAAAATTGCAGCCAAAAAAAATATTATCAGAAATTGGCGATACTTTTGAAAAAAGAAAATGGATTTTGAAAAATATTAAAGGAATGGGATTAAAAGAGGCAAATCATGTGCTCAGAAATCTTGGGTTTGGAGAAAATATTGCCATTTTGGATAGACATATTCTAAGAAATCTCAAAGCACTTAATGTAATTAGCGAAATTCCTAAAACAATAACTGAAAAAAAATACTATGAAATTGAGGAAAAAATGCGAGAATATTCTAATTTTTCAAAAATAAAAATAGATGAGCTGGACTTAGTTTTATGGTACAAGGAAGCTGGCGAAATTTTTAAATAA
- a CDS encoding alpha/beta hydrolase fold domain-containing protein: MSLLSDIAVPIAKLVNMKKYKEKDFLNPRRDTDFLNKKNFDKSLITNEQFIDEYQVLTVFSEESYNRHVVFLHGGAYVMRAVRAHKNIIEKLVKKFHLKVTFIDYPLAPENTVEKAHKVLMDAYRHITNKYNDDEFYLFGDSSGGGLALAFLQILKNKKDLPFPKKTALMSPWVDVSMTNEEIPEFAEKDPLLPLNGLVITGKQFAGELDVKNPMISPIYGNMDNLGEIFLIFGTNEILYPDCLKLSDLMEVAIGTSVEIKIGENLCHDWILAPLKESEETIDEIGNFFLK; this comes from the coding sequence ATGAGTTTACTATCAGATATTGCAGTGCCAATCGCAAAATTGGTGAATATGAAAAAATATAAGGAAAAAGATTTTTTAAATCCGAGAAGAGATACAGATTTTTTGAATAAAAAAAATTTTGACAAGTCGCTTATTACTAACGAACAATTTATTGATGAATATCAAGTTTTGACAGTTTTTTCAGAAGAAAGCTATAACAGACATGTTGTTTTTCTACACGGCGGAGCTTATGTAATGCGTGCTGTCAGAGCTCACAAAAATATTATTGAAAAATTAGTAAAGAAATTTCATTTAAAAGTTACATTCATTGACTATCCACTTGCTCCAGAAAATACTGTTGAAAAAGCTCATAAAGTATTAATGGATGCCTACAGACATATAACTAATAAATATAATGATGATGAATTTTACTTATTTGGTGATTCTTCTGGCGGTGGCTTGGCACTTGCATTTTTACAAATATTGAAAAATAAGAAAGATTTGCCATTTCCAAAGAAAACTGCATTAATGTCACCTTGGGTAGATGTTTCAATGACAAATGAAGAAATACCTGAATTTGCAGAAAAAGATCCTCTCTTGCCACTGAATGGGCTTGTTATAACAGGAAAACAGTTTGCAGGAGAACTGGATGTGAAAAATCCTATGATTTCACCAATTTATGGAAATATGGATAATCTTGGAGAAATTTTTCTAATTTTCGGAACAAATGAAATTTTATATCCTGATTGCTTAAAATTAAGTGATTTGATGGAAGTTGCAATCGGAACAAGTGTAGAAATAAAAATTGGGGAAAATTTGTGCCACGACTGGATTTTGGCACCTCTCAAGGAATCAGAAGAAACTATTGATGAAATCGGAAATTTTTTTCTGAAATAA
- a CDS encoding helix-hairpin-helix domain-containing protein, which produces MKIKYVIIFVILLIAGNFLRLLIEDKNIPEIEISKEKNYKKEKAKKDADLTKSNVKFDINNVEYKDLLKLGINKNKAEKFVKYRDEVGIIKDVNEVKNISGFGKSGLEITQKFLFVDNEKIQDSTKNYGREITKYNINTLNEKELKKIGFTNKEIKKLLPEIEKNNIRSNVDLEKIIGKERYAEIEDKIKFIK; this is translated from the coding sequence ATGAAAATAAAATATGTCATTATTTTTGTAATACTGTTAATTGCGGGAAATTTTTTAAGACTTTTAATTGAGGACAAAAATATTCCTGAAATTGAAATTAGTAAGGAAAAAAATTATAAAAAGGAAAAAGCTAAAAAAGATGCTGATTTGACAAAAAGTAATGTGAAATTTGACATTAATAATGTTGAATACAAGGATTTGCTAAAATTGGGAATTAATAAAAATAAGGCTGAAAAATTTGTAAAATATAGAGACGAAGTTGGTATTATTAAAGATGTTAATGAAGTAAAAAACATTTCAGGATTTGGAAAGTCTGGCTTGGAAATCACACAAAAATTTTTGTTTGTGGATAATGAAAAAATTCAGGATTCAACCAAAAATTATGGACGTGAAATTACAAAATACAATATTAACACGTTAAATGAAAAAGAATTAAAAAAAATAGGATTTACAAATAAGGAAATAAAAAAATTACTTCCTGAAATTGAAAAAAATAACATAAGATCGAATGTCGATTTAGAAAAGATTATTGGAAAAGAGCGTTATGCAGAAATTGAAGATAAAATAAAATTTATTAAATAA
- a CDS encoding DUF4153 domain-containing protein, translating to MGKIIEKFKKLFGYFKGGVERFRVTVVFTLIVFGLVVFATELENLNYEKLSVVSSSLIEINKCFVLGIFLTGMFEVIREQYFEERKKWIIRTIYTVLTVIIGFGAYVLCFIVYNFEIGFWMLLPISILIFLLVPILKNENKEKYLQSVFVNFVVSLIFATVLYIGISLILATITALFGFEMFYGFVLRFYMYSWVFIFDVLGISLFLSLLKKPSDNLESYDFPYILKMLIKFVITPLIIIYTGILYVYLATVVISMKLPKGLISHLVLWYTAFSLIVIILITPLAKNDKFLGNFKKYFPYFSIPLIFASLFAIFQRIYQYGITENRYYVLLLIFWLFFCMILYIIKSKVTGVFISLIICLIIAVYTPFSAEKVSIYSQSQRLKRMLVKYGALKDGKVSKITQNLSNKQGNELYTAIDYISARQGSSVKNLGLKNSAGKIYQTSHDLEKDLGIKDSWREYYSYGIEDDDDRESYDERKVITYNLKTNENTSAILETNGYDNVIHYRKDWGEPSTQTNESDKYKVVILNKIITISAKNGTELAKFNYEDIIKQVSAKLKTLKFENLGSQDEEYKVPQKDFEYIGTAGNINYKISLQSIYEEIKDGKMTDMNYEFDFMFSEKK from the coding sequence ATGGGAAAAATTATAGAAAAATTTAAGAAGTTATTTGGATATTTTAAGGGAGGGGTTGAGAGGTTTAGAGTGACGGTTGTCTTTACGTTAATAGTTTTTGGATTAGTTGTTTTTGCTACAGAACTTGAGAATCTTAATTATGAAAAGCTTTCTGTTGTTTCTTCGAGCTTGATAGAGATAAATAAATGCTTTGTGCTTGGTATTTTTTTAACTGGGATGTTTGAAGTTATTAGGGAACAATATTTTGAAGAAAGAAAAAAATGGATAATTAGAACTATTTATACAGTTTTAACTGTTATTATTGGATTTGGAGCTTATGTTCTCTGTTTTATTGTTTATAATTTTGAAATCGGATTTTGGATGTTATTGCCTATTTCAATATTAATTTTTCTTTTAGTACCTATTTTAAAAAATGAAAATAAGGAAAAATATTTGCAGTCTGTGTTTGTAAATTTTGTTGTATCATTAATTTTTGCAACTGTACTTTATATTGGAATTTCATTAATTTTAGCGACAATTACTGCATTGTTTGGGTTTGAGATGTTTTATGGCTTTGTTTTAAGATTTTATATGTATTCGTGGGTATTCATATTTGATGTTTTGGGAATATCGCTTTTCTTATCATTGTTGAAAAAGCCTAGTGATAATTTGGAAAGTTATGATTTTCCGTATATTTTAAAAATGCTTATAAAATTTGTAATTACTCCGCTAATTATTATTTATACTGGGATTTTATATGTTTATCTTGCAACTGTAGTTATATCTATGAAATTACCAAAGGGGCTAATTTCGCATCTTGTCCTTTGGTACACAGCGTTTAGCCTTATTGTTATCATTTTGATAACTCCGCTTGCTAAAAATGACAAATTCTTAGGTAATTTTAAAAAATATTTTCCATATTTTTCTATACCTTTAATTTTTGCTTCACTGTTTGCAATTTTTCAAAGAATTTACCAGTATGGAATTACAGAGAACCGATATTATGTGCTTCTTCTTATATTCTGGCTATTTTTCTGCATGATTTTATACATAATAAAATCAAAAGTGACAGGAGTTTTTATAAGTTTGATTATTTGTTTAATAATTGCTGTTTATACTCCATTTAGTGCAGAAAAAGTGAGTATTTACAGTCAAAGTCAAAGATTGAAGAGAATGCTTGTAAAATATGGAGCTTTAAAAGATGGAAAAGTTTCCAAAATTACACAAAACTTGAGTAATAAGCAAGGAAATGAACTTTATACAGCGATTGACTATATATCTGCTAGACAAGGCTCATCGGTTAAAAATCTTGGATTAAAAAATTCTGCTGGAAAAATCTATCAAACTTCTCATGATTTGGAAAAGGATTTGGGAATTAAAGATTCTTGGAGAGAGTATTATTCCTATGGTATTGAAGATGATGATGACAGAGAAAGTTATGATGAAAGAAAAGTAATTACATATAACTTAAAGACAAATGAAAATACTTCAGCTATTTTGGAAACAAATGGCTATGATAATGTCATTCATTACCGAAAAGATTGGGGAGAACCATCTACTCAGACAAATGAATCTGATAAATACAAAGTTGTCATTCTAAATAAAATAATAACAATAAGTGCTAAAAATGGTACAGAACTTGCGAAATTTAATTATGAAGACATAATAAAGCAAGTCTCAGCAAAATTAAAAACTTTGAAATTCGAAAATCTAGGAAGTCAAGATGAAGAATACAAAGTTCCTCAAAAAGACTTTGAATACATCGGAACAGCAGGAAATATAAATTACAAAATTTCATTACAAAGTATTTATGAAGAAATAAAGGATGGGAAAATGACGGATATGAATTATGAATTTGATTTCATGTTTTCTGAGAAAAAATAA